From Salipiger profundus, a single genomic window includes:
- a CDS encoding HesB/IscA family protein, translating into MNLPPKVTERAFARLHEIGASAQGKALRVAIEGGGCSGFQYEIKLDDPGDDDLVLEGSGERVVIDEISLPFLTDAVIDFTEELIGARFTIENPNATSSCGCGTSFSM; encoded by the coding sequence ATGAACCTGCCCCCGAAAGTGACCGAACGCGCCTTTGCCCGTCTCCACGAGATCGGTGCCAGCGCCCAGGGCAAGGCCCTGCGCGTGGCGATCGAGGGGGGCGGCTGCTCGGGCTTCCAATACGAGATCAAGCTCGACGATCCGGGCGACGACGACCTCGTTCTCGAGGGCTCGGGCGAGCGTGTCGTGATCGACGAGATCTCGCTGCCGTTCCTGACCGACGCGGTGATCGACTTCACCGAAGAGCTGATCGGCGCGCGTTTCACCATCGAGAACCCGAACGCCACGAGCTCTTGCGGCTGCGGCACGAGCTTCTCAATGTGA
- a CDS encoding deoxyguanosinetriphosphate triphosphohydrolase, whose amino-acid sequence MANYACDPDQARGRLFAEEESAFRSCFQRDRDRIIHSSAFRRLKHKTQVFVEHEGDFFRTRLTHSIEVAQVARTMSNALGLNTDLTEAVALAHDLGHTPFGHTGEDALAELMAPYGGFDHNAQALHIVTALERHYAEFDGLNLTWDTLEGIAKHNGPLLPLAEGETLPVTLAAYNARHDLELHTHASGEAQVAALSDDIAYNNHDLQDGLRAGLFTEDEIAELALIAPAYAEVDAKYPGLDPYRRRHEALRRVFGYMVEDVIDTSRARLEDAAPQCAEDIRQLGRPVIAFSDDMWEKLKEIRGFLFRRMYRAPSVMEIRGKVTQVVRDLFPLYMAEPEKLPQRWRSEIDRARDEAELARLVGDYIAGMTDRFALQAHADLLDIDVLHDIR is encoded by the coding sequence ATGGCGAACTACGCTTGCGATCCGGACCAGGCGCGCGGGCGCCTCTTCGCCGAGGAAGAGAGCGCCTTTCGCTCGTGCTTCCAGCGCGATCGCGACCGGATCATCCATTCCTCCGCATTCCGCAGGCTGAAGCACAAGACACAGGTCTTCGTCGAGCACGAGGGCGACTTCTTCCGCACGCGGCTGACCCACAGCATCGAGGTGGCGCAGGTGGCGCGCACCATGTCGAACGCGCTGGGGCTCAACACCGACCTGACCGAGGCGGTGGCGCTGGCGCATGACCTTGGCCACACACCCTTTGGCCACACCGGCGAGGACGCGCTGGCCGAGCTGATGGCGCCTTACGGCGGCTTCGACCACAACGCGCAGGCCCTGCACATCGTCACCGCGCTTGAGCGCCATTACGCCGAGTTCGACGGGCTCAACCTGACCTGGGACACGCTCGAGGGCATCGCCAAGCACAACGGCCCACTGCTGCCGTTGGCCGAGGGCGAGACGCTGCCGGTGACGCTCGCCGCGTACAACGCGCGCCACGATCTCGAACTGCACACCCACGCGAGCGGCGAGGCGCAGGTCGCGGCGCTGTCGGATGACATCGCCTACAACAACCACGATCTGCAGGACGGCCTGCGCGCCGGGCTCTTCACCGAGGACGAGATCGCGGAACTCGCGCTCATCGCGCCCGCCTACGCCGAGGTCGACGCGAAGTATCCCGGTCTCGATCCTTACCGCCGCCGGCACGAGGCGCTGCGCCGGGTCTTCGGCTACATGGTCGAGGACGTGATCGACACCAGCCGTGCCCGGCTCGAGGATGCCGCCCCGCAATGCGCCGAGGACATCCGCCAGCTGGGCCGCCCGGTCATCGCCTTCTCCGACGACATGTGGGAGAAGCTCAAGGAAATCCGGGGCTTCCTGTTCCGCCGCATGTATCGCGCGCCCTCGGTCATGGAGATCCGTGGCAAGGTCACGCAGGTGGTGCGCGATCTCTTTCCACTCTACATGGCCGAGCCCGAGAAACTGCCGCAGCGCTGGCGCAGCGAGATCGACCGCGCCCGCGACGAGGCCGAGCTCGCCCGGTTGGTGGGGGACTACATCGCCGGCATGACCGACCGTTTCGCGCTGCAGGCACACGCCGACCTGCTGGATATCGACGTCCTTCACGACATCCGCTGA
- a CDS encoding cation:proton antiporter, producing MAVAETAGIAPVLGFALVGVLGVGSQWLAWRLRLPAIVLMLLAGLAVGPGLGVLDPSEDFGSLMQPMLAIAVAIILFEGGMTLNFESLSDAATGVRRLVLVGGPLGWAASSAALHWGVGISWETSAVFGGIMIVTGPTVIAPLLRQARLKRRPAALLQWEAIFNDPVGALAAVLAFEIVVVMQNAESASAAAVDMAVGIVGALVLGIAGGWGLSRAFRNALVPEYMKVPVLFVLLLMVFALSDALLHESGLLAVTIMGLWIANADLPSYAELRRFKEHATILLVSGIFILLAANMSRETLASLDWSAALFVVVVILLARPLPVLAALAFSNIPWRERLLVAFTGPRGVVLVAVAGLFGERLSALGVSDGDRVAPLAFALVAATVVLHGFTLTPLARLLGLTATETPGVMIVGGSRWSTALGMALRKLDLPVLIADPNHAHLRQAREAGLDTFWGDILSEAAEHKLDFVTYDKVIAATDNDAYNTLVATDLAPEFGREHVFQLKRMRHASARHALPATLGGQKIGADESYFEANARLADGWEIRVTKISAEFPLEQWREKNPEAIVIADLGPHGTLRLRGPEDKVKDTEGTRLVVVAPKRQERAEDRRDENGNDTMKSVAAKG from the coding sequence ATGGCTGTGGCTGAAACCGCCGGGATCGCCCCGGTTCTCGGATTTGCGCTGGTGGGCGTGCTGGGCGTCGGCTCGCAATGGCTGGCATGGCGGCTGCGGCTGCCCGCCATCGTGCTGATGCTGCTGGCCGGGCTCGCCGTGGGCCCGGGTCTCGGCGTGCTCGACCCGTCCGAGGACTTCGGGTCGCTGATGCAGCCGATGCTCGCCATCGCCGTGGCGATCATCCTGTTCGAGGGCGGCATGACGCTCAACTTCGAGTCGCTCAGCGATGCCGCCACCGGCGTGCGGCGGCTCGTGCTGGTCGGCGGACCGCTGGGCTGGGCCGCCTCGAGTGCGGCGCTGCACTGGGGCGTCGGGATCTCGTGGGAGACCTCGGCGGTCTTCGGCGGCATCATGATCGTCACCGGCCCGACGGTGATCGCGCCGCTGTTGCGTCAGGCCCGGCTCAAGCGCCGCCCGGCGGCGCTGCTGCAGTGGGAGGCGATCTTCAACGACCCGGTGGGGGCGCTCGCCGCGGTGCTGGCCTTCGAGATCGTGGTCGTCATGCAGAACGCCGAATCCGCCAGCGCCGCCGCGGTCGACATGGCCGTGGGCATCGTCGGCGCGCTGGTTCTCGGCATCGCCGGGGGCTGGGGCCTGAGCCGCGCCTTCCGCAATGCGCTGGTTCCGGAATACATGAAGGTGCCGGTGCTCTTCGTGCTGCTGCTGATGGTCTTCGCGCTCTCGGACGCGCTGCTGCACGAAAGCGGGCTGCTCGCGGTCACGATCATGGGCCTCTGGATCGCCAATGCCGACCTGCCGAGCTACGCCGAGCTGCGCCGCTTCAAGGAGCACGCCACGATCCTGCTGGTCTCGGGGATCTTCATCCTGCTCGCCGCCAACATGAGCCGCGAGACGCTGGCCTCGCTCGACTGGTCCGCCGCGCTTTTCGTCGTGGTGGTGATCCTGCTCGCGCGGCCGCTGCCGGTGCTCGCCGCGCTGGCCTTCTCCAACATTCCGTGGCGCGAACGGCTGCTCGTCGCCTTCACCGGGCCGCGCGGGGTCGTCCTCGTCGCCGTGGCCGGTCTCTTCGGGGAACGGCTGTCGGCGCTCGGAGTGTCCGATGGCGACCGCGTCGCGCCGCTGGCCTTCGCTCTGGTGGCGGCGACCGTGGTGCTGCATGGCTTCACCCTCACGCCGCTCGCGCGGCTGCTCGGGCTGACCGCGACCGAGACGCCCGGCGTGATGATCGTCGGCGGCTCGCGCTGGTCGACGGCGCTGGGGATGGCGCTGCGCAAGCTCGACCTGCCGGTGCTGATCGCGGACCCGAACCACGCGCATCTGCGGCAGGCGCGCGAGGCCGGGCTCGACACCTTCTGGGGCGACATCCTCTCCGAGGCGGCCGAGCACAAGCTCGACTTCGTGACCTACGACAAGGTCATCGCCGCCACCGACAACGATGCCTACAACACGCTGGTGGCCACCGACCTCGCGCCGGAGTTCGGTCGCGAGCACGTCTTCCAGCTCAAGCGGATGCGCCACGCCTCCGCCCGGCACGCGCTGCCGGCAACGCTCGGCGGGCAGAAGATCGGCGCGGACGAGTCCTACTTCGAGGCCAACGCGCGGCTCGCCGACGGCTGGGAAATCCGCGTGACGAAGATCTCGGCCGAGTTCCCGCTCGAACAATGGCGCGAGAAGAACCCCGAGGCCATCGTGATCGCCGACCTCGGCCCGCATGGCACATTGCGGCTGCGCGGCCCCGAGGACAAGGTGAAGGACACCGAGGGCACCCGCCTCGTGGTGGTCGCGCCGAAGCGCCAGGAACGCGCCGAGGACCGTCGGGACGAGAACGGCAACGACACCATGAAGAGCGTCGCTGCCAAGGGCTGA
- the argS gene encoding arginine--tRNA ligase → MNLFTDIRALVLQAIEALQAEGALPADLNTAPVTVEPPRDPLHGDMATNAAMVLAKPAKQKPRDIAEALAAKIGADDRIVSAEVAGPGFLNLRLAPSVWQALPETVLGQGTDFGRSDLGQGEKVNVEYVSANPTGPLHVGHTRGAVFGDALASLLDFAGYDVTREYYINDGGAQVDVLARSVYLRYLEAQGHDVEFADGTYPGDYLIPVGEKLKEKVGDRYVGAPESVWLEEVRDFATEEMMSLIREDLAMLGVKMDTFFSEKSLYGTGKIEAAIEDLRSKGLIYRGTLEPPKGKLPEDWEPREQTLFKSTEHGDDVDRPIMKSDGAWTYFAPDIAYHYDKVTRGYDQLIDVFGADHGGYVKRMKAAVSALSDGKTPLDIKLIQLVKLFKNGEPFKMSKRAGTFVTLRDVVEEVGPDVTRFVMLTRKNDAPLDFDFAKAVEQSKENPVFYVQYAHARICSVMRKATEAGIDVSDAALGGADLSVLDHESELGLMKKLAEWPRLVEIAAKGHEPHKVAIWLNELASDLHALWNKGHDEPALRFLQDDAATSQSKIALARAVAVVISAGLGILGVTPVEEMR, encoded by the coding sequence ATGAACCTCTTCACCGACATCCGCGCGCTTGTGCTGCAGGCGATCGAGGCGCTGCAGGCCGAGGGCGCGCTGCCCGCCGATCTGAACACCGCCCCCGTGACGGTGGAGCCGCCCCGAGACCCGCTGCATGGCGACATGGCCACCAACGCCGCGATGGTGCTTGCCAAGCCCGCGAAGCAGAAGCCGCGCGACATCGCCGAGGCGCTGGCCGCGAAGATCGGTGCCGACGACCGGATCGTCAGCGCCGAGGTGGCGGGGCCGGGGTTCCTCAACCTGCGGCTCGCGCCGTCGGTCTGGCAGGCGCTGCCCGAGACCGTGCTGGGGCAGGGCACCGACTTCGGCCGCTCCGACCTGGGGCAGGGCGAGAAGGTCAACGTGGAATACGTCTCGGCCAATCCCACCGGTCCGCTGCACGTCGGCCATACCCGCGGCGCGGTCTTCGGTGACGCGCTGGCGAGTCTGCTGGATTTCGCAGGCTACGACGTCACTCGCGAATACTACATCAACGACGGCGGGGCGCAGGTGGATGTGCTCGCGCGGTCGGTCTACCTGCGCTACCTTGAGGCGCAGGGCCACGATGTCGAGTTCGCCGACGGCACCTATCCGGGCGACTACCTGATCCCGGTGGGCGAGAAGCTCAAGGAAAAGGTCGGCGACCGCTACGTCGGCGCGCCCGAGTCCGTCTGGCTGGAAGAGGTGCGCGATTTTGCCACCGAGGAGATGATGTCGCTGATCCGCGAGGATCTCGCGATGCTCGGCGTGAAGATGGATACCTTCTTCTCGGAGAAGTCGCTCTACGGCACCGGGAAGATCGAGGCCGCGATCGAGGATCTGCGCAGCAAGGGCCTCATCTACCGCGGCACGCTCGAGCCGCCCAAGGGCAAGCTGCCCGAGGACTGGGAGCCGCGCGAGCAGACGCTCTTCAAGTCGACCGAACACGGTGACGATGTCGACCGGCCGATCATGAAGTCGGACGGGGCATGGACCTATTTCGCGCCGGACATCGCCTATCACTACGACAAGGTGACGCGCGGCTACGACCAGCTCATCGACGTCTTCGGCGCGGACCACGGCGGCTACGTCAAGCGGATGAAGGCGGCGGTCTCGGCGCTGTCGGACGGCAAGACGCCGCTCGACATCAAGCTGATCCAGCTGGTGAAGCTCTTCAAGAACGGCGAGCCGTTCAAGATGTCGAAGCGGGCCGGCACGTTTGTCACCCTGCGCGACGTGGTCGAGGAAGTCGGCCCCGACGTGACCCGCTTCGTCATGCTGACCCGCAAGAACGATGCGCCGCTCGACTTCGACTTCGCCAAGGCCGTCGAGCAGTCCAAGGAGAACCCGGTCTTCTACGTGCAGTATGCCCACGCACGGATCTGCTCGGTGATGCGCAAGGCGACCGAGGCCGGGATCGACGTCTCGGACGCGGCGCTCGGCGGTGCCGACCTGTCGGTGCTCGACCACGAGTCCGAACTCGGCCTGATGAAGAAACTCGCCGAATGGCCGCGTCTCGTCGAGATCGCCGCGAAGGGACACGAACCCCATAAGGTCGCGATCTGGCTCAATGAACTGGCCTCGGACCTGCACGCGCTCTGGAACAAGGGGCACGACGAGCCGGCGCTTCGGTTCCTGCAGGATGACGCCGCCACCAGCCAGAGCAAAATCGCACTGGCCCGGGCCGTCGCGGTTGTCATTTCCGCGGGCCTTGGTATCTTGGGCGTGACCCCGGTGGAAGAAATGCGCTGA
- a CDS encoding SPOR domain-containing protein has protein sequence MADFTYEGPAGRQAPGGRRVANLANWTGAAVSLALMCGVGVWGYKLLVRDVTGIPVVQAMEGPMRIAPEDPGGTLADHQGLAVNGVAGTGTAAPVPDKLLLAPQASGLSDEDVALSELSPQDTPATRTGAAQSDAEITLGDPEGAQPLPEGVDPMEALADKIAADAVPLSDLAPGEDSEVVTELSDPDAEEVAEAEDAAPAPAGALLRSLRPQVRPASLPTQPSADAMIAAAVQSQAGPTEVDPDTLPAGTRLAQLGAYDSPETARSEWRRFSARFEEFMDGKDRVIERATSGGRVFYRLRAHGFADLSDARRFCAALVAEQADCIPVTTR, from the coding sequence ATGGCGGATTTCACCTACGAGGGGCCTGCCGGACGGCAGGCGCCGGGCGGGCGCAGGGTTGCGAACCTGGCCAACTGGACAGGCGCGGCGGTGTCGCTGGCGCTGATGTGCGGCGTCGGTGTCTGGGGCTACAAGCTGCTGGTGCGTGACGTGACAGGCATCCCGGTCGTGCAGGCCATGGAGGGCCCGATGCGCATCGCCCCCGAGGACCCGGGCGGCACGCTCGCGGATCATCAGGGGCTGGCGGTCAACGGTGTCGCCGGCACCGGCACCGCGGCGCCCGTGCCGGACAAGCTTCTTCTTGCACCGCAAGCTTCCGGCCTGAGCGACGAGGACGTGGCGCTTTCCGAACTGTCACCGCAGGACACGCCCGCGACCCGGACCGGCGCCGCGCAGTCGGATGCCGAGATCACACTCGGCGACCCCGAGGGCGCCCAGCCGTTGCCCGAAGGCGTCGATCCCATGGAGGCGCTGGCCGACAAGATCGCCGCCGACGCGGTGCCGCTGTCGGATCTTGCGCCGGGCGAGGACTCCGAGGTCGTCACCGAACTGTCCGATCCCGACGCCGAGGAGGTCGCCGAGGCCGAGGATGCCGCACCGGCCCCGGCCGGCGCGCTGCTGCGCTCGCTACGTCCGCAAGTCCGGCCCGCCTCGCTGCCGACGCAACCGTCTGCCGACGCGATGATCGCGGCCGCCGTGCAATCGCAGGCCGGCCCCACCGAGGTCGATCCCGACACGCTGCCCGCCGGTACCCGGCTCGCGCAGCTCGGGGCCTATGACAGCCCCGAGACCGCGCGCAGCGAGTGGCGCCGCTTCTCGGCGCGTTTCGAAGAATTCATGGACGGCAAGGACCGTGTCATCGAACGTGCCACCTCGGGCGGGCGGGTGTTCTACCGCCTCCGCGCCCATGGCTTCGCCGACCTGTCCGACGCTCGCCGTTTCTGCGCTGCGCTGGTGGCCGAGCAGGCGGACTGCATCCCGGTGACCACGCGGTGA
- a CDS encoding glycoside hydrolase family 3 N-terminal domain-containing protein, with protein MSGGRGAAILAPEGLRLTGAERRFFADADPFGFILFTRNLETPDQIRALTSDLREVVGWHAPIFIDQEGGRVQRLRPPLATEWLPPLDDVSRYGADAPRAMWLRYRITAAELLGLGIDGNCAPMLDVARPQTHRFLRNRCYGETPERVAEIGVAVAQGLMQGGVLPVIKHLPGHGLAQLDSHLDLPRIDAPRDELDRIDFEAFRPFHEMPLGMTAHLVFEGLNTEPATIDPAMIRLIREDIGFTGFLMTDDISMEALSGSVAERGEAALAAGCDCVLHCNGEMDEMVALMRRAGEMSEPARARAEAALASRTIPAEVDLAELHAEREALLNGHR; from the coding sequence GTGAGCGGCGGTCGTGGTGCCGCGATCCTCGCGCCCGAAGGGCTGCGTCTGACCGGGGCCGAGCGCCGGTTCTTCGCCGACGCCGATCCCTTCGGTTTCATCCTCTTCACCCGCAACCTCGAGACGCCGGACCAGATCCGCGCGCTGACCTCGGATCTGCGCGAGGTGGTGGGCTGGCACGCGCCGATCTTCATCGACCAGGAGGGCGGCCGGGTCCAGCGCCTGCGCCCGCCGCTGGCGACCGAGTGGCTGCCGCCGCTCGACGACGTCTCCCGCTACGGCGCCGACGCGCCGCGCGCCATGTGGCTGCGTTACCGGATCACAGCCGCCGAGCTGCTGGGCCTCGGGATCGACGGCAACTGCGCGCCCATGCTCGACGTGGCGCGGCCCCAGACCCACCGCTTCCTGCGCAACCGCTGCTACGGCGAGACCCCGGAGCGGGTGGCCGAGATCGGTGTCGCCGTGGCGCAGGGCCTGATGCAGGGCGGCGTCCTGCCGGTCATCAAGCATCTGCCGGGGCACGGTCTCGCGCAGCTCGACAGCCATCTCGACCTGCCGCGCATCGACGCGCCCCGCGACGAGCTCGACCGCATCGACTTCGAGGCCTTCCGCCCGTTCCACGAAATGCCGCTGGGCATGACCGCGCATCTGGTCTTCGAGGGGCTGAACACCGAGCCCGCCACGATCGACCCGGCGATGATCCGGCTGATCCGCGAGGACATCGGCTTCACCGGCTTCCTGATGACCGACGACATCTCGATGGAGGCGCTGTCGGGCAGTGTCGCCGAGCGCGGCGAGGCGGCCTTGGCTGCCGGCTGCGACTGCGTGCTGCACTGCAACGGCGAGATGGACGAGATGGTGGCGCTCATGCGCCGGGCGGGCGAGATGTCCGAGCCGGCCCGCGCCCGTGCCGAGGCAGCGCTTGCCAGCCGCACGATCCCGGCCGAGGTCGATCTGGCCGAGCTGCACGCGGAGCGCGAGGCGCTTCTGAACGGGCATCGCTGA
- a CDS encoding segregation and condensation protein A: MAEDRAQSNVESLSVAERLAAEALIVDVDGFEGPLDLLLTLSRTQKVDLRKISVLELARQYLAFVEKANELRIELAADYLVMAAWLAFLKSRLLLPPDPEDEGPSGEEMAAHLAFQLERLQAMRDAAARLMARDRLGRDVFARGQVETVERVRSVQYSATLLDLMQAYARLRTRDEFRPFVMDRDSVYTMEEALDRMRGLLGFAGQWTDISSWLPDGWDADPVKWRSATAATFAASLELVKEGHAEIRQSDTFAPIHLRKREKRHDP, encoded by the coding sequence ATGGCGGAGGACCGCGCGCAGAGCAACGTGGAGTCGCTCTCGGTCGCCGAACGTCTCGCGGCCGAGGCGCTTATCGTGGATGTCGACGGGTTCGAGGGGCCGCTCGACCTGCTTCTGACGCTGTCGCGCACCCAGAAGGTCGACCTCCGCAAGATCTCGGTGCTCGAGCTCGCCCGGCAATACCTCGCCTTCGTCGAAAAGGCGAACGAGCTGCGCATCGAACTGGCCGCCGACTATCTCGTCATGGCGGCCTGGCTCGCCTTCCTGAAATCCCGCCTGCTGCTGCCTCCGGACCCCGAGGACGAGGGCCCGAGCGGCGAGGAAATGGCGGCGCATCTGGCCTTCCAGCTGGAGCGGCTGCAGGCGATGCGCGACGCCGCGGCACGGCTCATGGCGCGTGACCGGCTGGGCCGCGACGTGTTCGCGCGCGGGCAGGTCGAGACCGTCGAGCGTGTGCGCAGCGTGCAATACAGCGCGACGCTGCTCGATCTCATGCAGGCCTACGCGCGGCTGCGCACCCGCGACGAGTTCCGCCCGTTCGTGATGGACCGCGACAGCGTCTACACGATGGAAGAGGCGCTCGACCGGATGCGCGGGCTGCTCGGGTTCGCAGGGCAGTGGACGGATATTTCCTCGTGGCTGCCGGACGGCTGGGATGCGGACCCGGTGAAATGGCGCTCGGCCACGGCGGCGACCTTTGCCGCGTCGCTGGAGCTTGTGAAGGAGGGCCATGCCGAGATACGGCAGTCGGACACCTTCGCGCCGATTCATCTGCGCAAACGGGAGAAACGCCATGATCCCTGA
- the scpB gene encoding SMC-Scp complex subunit ScpB, whose protein sequence is MHEQERMVEAVLFASAEPVSLRDLEARMPHGSDPAEALVKLRARYEGRGVQVVRVGDAWAIRTAADLGFLMQKETVETRKLSRAAIETLAIIAYHQPVTRAEIEEIRGVSVSRGTVDQLLEMEWIRFGRRKMTPGRPVTFVVTETFLDHFSLENARDLPGLKELRAAGLLDNRPPPGTTPLGRTRDEDAEDEGDAPGQSELFED, encoded by the coding sequence ATGCATGAGCAGGAGCGCATGGTCGAGGCCGTGCTCTTTGCCTCTGCCGAGCCGGTCTCCCTGCGCGATCTCGAAGCACGGATGCCGCATGGCAGCGATCCTGCCGAGGCCTTGGTGAAGTTGCGGGCCCGCTACGAGGGGCGCGGTGTGCAGGTCGTGCGCGTCGGCGACGCCTGGGCGATCCGCACGGCGGCCGACCTCGGGTTCCTGATGCAGAAGGAGACCGTCGAGACCCGCAAGCTCAGCCGCGCCGCGATCGAGACCCTGGCGATCATCGCCTACCACCAGCCGGTGACCCGTGCCGAGATCGAGGAGATCCGCGGTGTCAGCGTATCGCGCGGGACGGTGGATCAGCTGCTCGAGATGGAGTGGATCCGGTTCGGGCGCCGAAAGATGACGCCGGGGCGGCCGGTGACGTTTGTCGTGACCGAGACCTTTCTCGATCACTTCAGCCTCGAGAACGCCCGCGACCTGCCGGGTCTCAAGGAGTTGCGCGCCGCCGGTTTGCTGGACAATAGACCGCCGCCCGGCACGACGCCGCTTGGCAGAACACGCGACGAGGACGCGGAAGACGAGGGCGACGCCCCCGGTCAGAGCGAGCTTTTCGAAGACTGA